Proteins encoded together in one Salvelinus fontinalis isolate EN_2023a chromosome 6, ASM2944872v1, whole genome shotgun sequence window:
- the tapbpl gene encoding tapasin-related protein isoform X2 — protein MLEMLLFGYLITSVSGQGGADVVLSCSLVEEGSGMGGMGGGALFSRTPATLVLRNLAVTPDLSPDTLTPFNPPAVPDPDNIILEAKVESPEIPEADLLLHADCNEQEVTCEISRYFPRNAKEGSTEPAYFIGSLQIEGGGLSLTFILQTLPLDQSDRPALMQSKLELPLSQSGTLLTEVVFLVFSRSESHSAPLGGVALLDCGFRQQAPPPGRELGLEWRLQHRGSGRKVLEIRAGQMEAEEGPAVRVERKGSSVDAALLVGQGNASLTLARLKVSDEGTYICTVSTGLYQAQQVIQLHVTQPPHVSLSEEKLVFRDELPQKLSCHCKNYYPLDVQMEWFSVSSTDSEPSVLSDQVSLSSHRQHSDRTMSISSHLTLHPSAFPPGTTVTCRVTHPALDTPLSLSLTVETPEPDSYWMVLGFLVITVLFFYQLMK, from the exons ATGCTTGAAATGCTGCTTTTTGGATATTTAATTACAAGCGTTTCTG GCCAGGGAGGAGCAGACGTGGTGCTGTCCTGTTCTCTGGTGGAGGAGGGTAGTGGGATGGGGGGAATGGGAGGTGGGGCTCTCTTCAGCCGCACCCCAGCAACGCTTGTCCTCAGAAACCTGGCCGTGACCCCTGATCTTTCACCTGATACTCTgacccccttcaaccctcctgcTGTCCCCGATCCTGATAACATAATCTTGGAGGCTAAAG TTGAGTCTCCTGAGATCCCAGAGGCAGACCTGCTGCTCCACGCTGACTGTAACGAACAGGAAGTGACATGTGAGATCAGCCGCTACTTCCCTCGTAATGCCAAGGAGGGCTCCACAGAACCAGCCTATTTCATTGGCTCCTTGCAGATAGAGGGGGGTGGGCTCAGCCTCACATTTATCCTGCAGACACTGCCACTGGACCAATCAGATCGTCCAGCTCTCATGCAGAGCAAACTGGAACTCCCCCTCAGCCAATCAGGGACTTTGCTGACTGAGG TGGTGTTCCTGGTGTTCTCTCGCTCGGAGTCCCACTCCGCTCCTCTAGGGGGTGTGGCCCTCCTGGACTGTGGATTCAGGCAGCAGGCCCCACCCCCAGGGCGGGAGCTGGGGCTTGAGTGGCGGCTGCAGCACAGAGGAAGTGGGAGGAAAGTGCTGGAGATTAGGGCGGGGCAGATGGAGGCAGAGGAGGGGCCAGCAG TACGCGTGGAGAGGAAGGGTTCGAGCGTGGATGCCGCCCTGCTGGTGGGGCAGGGTAATGCATCTCTGACTCTGGCCAGACTGAAGGTATCTGACGAGGGGACCTACATCTGCACCGTCAGCACTGGACTGTACCAGGCCCAGCAGGTCATACAGCTACACGTCACAC AACCtcctcatgtttctctctctgaggagaagCTGGTATTTCGGGATGAGTTGCCCCAGAAACTGAGCTGCCACTGCAAGAACTACTACCCTCTGGATGTCCAG atGGAGTGGTTCTCCGTCTCATCTACAGACTCAGAGCCTAGCGTCCTATCAGACCAGGTGTCTCTCTCCAGCCATCGGCAGCACAGCGACAGGACCATGTCCATCTCCTCCCACCTCACCCTGCACCCCTCCGCCTTCCCCCCTGGAACCACGGTCACCTGCAGAGTGACCCACCCGGCCCtggacacacccctctccctcagcctGACAGTAGAGACACCTGAGCCAG ATTCCTACTGGATGGTCCTGGGTTTTCTGGTTATAACCGTTCTGTTCTTCTACCAATTGATGAAATAG
- the tapbpl gene encoding tapasin-related protein isoform X1 → MLKNRQLSFTFIQQSFSKFCNDAPASNAENNLERNRKNTRWKHGIYSSVFDKSIGQGGADVVLSCSLVEEGSGMGGMGGGALFSRTPATLVLRNLAVTPDLSPDTLTPFNPPAVPDPDNIILEAKVESPEIPEADLLLHADCNEQEVTCEISRYFPRNAKEGSTEPAYFIGSLQIEGGGLSLTFILQTLPLDQSDRPALMQSKLELPLSQSGTLLTEVVFLVFSRSESHSAPLGGVALLDCGFRQQAPPPGRELGLEWRLQHRGSGRKVLEIRAGQMEAEEGPAVRVERKGSSVDAALLVGQGNASLTLARLKVSDEGTYICTVSTGLYQAQQVIQLHVTQPPHVSLSEEKLVFRDELPQKLSCHCKNYYPLDVQMEWFSVSSTDSEPSVLSDQVSLSSHRQHSDRTMSISSHLTLHPSAFPPGTTVTCRVTHPALDTPLSLSLTVETPEPDSYWMVLGFLVITVLFFYQLMK, encoded by the exons ATGCTGAAAAATAGACAACTCTCTTTCACTTTCATTCAGCAAAGCTTCTCTAAATTCTGCAATGACGCACCTGCTTCGAACGCTGAAAACAACTTAGAACGCAATAGGAAAAACACACGCTGGAAACATGGCATCTATTCATCGGTGTTTGATAAATCAATAG GCCAGGGAGGAGCAGACGTGGTGCTGTCCTGTTCTCTGGTGGAGGAGGGTAGTGGGATGGGGGGAATGGGAGGTGGGGCTCTCTTCAGCCGCACCCCAGCAACGCTTGTCCTCAGAAACCTGGCCGTGACCCCTGATCTTTCACCTGATACTCTgacccccttcaaccctcctgcTGTCCCCGATCCTGATAACATAATCTTGGAGGCTAAAG TTGAGTCTCCTGAGATCCCAGAGGCAGACCTGCTGCTCCACGCTGACTGTAACGAACAGGAAGTGACATGTGAGATCAGCCGCTACTTCCCTCGTAATGCCAAGGAGGGCTCCACAGAACCAGCCTATTTCATTGGCTCCTTGCAGATAGAGGGGGGTGGGCTCAGCCTCACATTTATCCTGCAGACACTGCCACTGGACCAATCAGATCGTCCAGCTCTCATGCAGAGCAAACTGGAACTCCCCCTCAGCCAATCAGGGACTTTGCTGACTGAGG TGGTGTTCCTGGTGTTCTCTCGCTCGGAGTCCCACTCCGCTCCTCTAGGGGGTGTGGCCCTCCTGGACTGTGGATTCAGGCAGCAGGCCCCACCCCCAGGGCGGGAGCTGGGGCTTGAGTGGCGGCTGCAGCACAGAGGAAGTGGGAGGAAAGTGCTGGAGATTAGGGCGGGGCAGATGGAGGCAGAGGAGGGGCCAGCAG TACGCGTGGAGAGGAAGGGTTCGAGCGTGGATGCCGCCCTGCTGGTGGGGCAGGGTAATGCATCTCTGACTCTGGCCAGACTGAAGGTATCTGACGAGGGGACCTACATCTGCACCGTCAGCACTGGACTGTACCAGGCCCAGCAGGTCATACAGCTACACGTCACAC AACCtcctcatgtttctctctctgaggagaagCTGGTATTTCGGGATGAGTTGCCCCAGAAACTGAGCTGCCACTGCAAGAACTACTACCCTCTGGATGTCCAG atGGAGTGGTTCTCCGTCTCATCTACAGACTCAGAGCCTAGCGTCCTATCAGACCAGGTGTCTCTCTCCAGCCATCGGCAGCACAGCGACAGGACCATGTCCATCTCCTCCCACCTCACCCTGCACCCCTCCGCCTTCCCCCCTGGAACCACGGTCACCTGCAGAGTGACCCACCCGGCCCtggacacacccctctccctcagcctGACAGTAGAGACACCTGAGCCAG ATTCCTACTGGATGGTCCTGGGTTTTCTGGTTATAACCGTTCTGTTCTTCTACCAATTGATGAAATAG
- the LOC129857219 gene encoding mucin-2-like isoform X1, which yields MLYQLSHTGSLFPPLHLSYPSLSSPSLSPSLHLSSPSLSPSLHLSSPSLHLSLLHPSFYPSISLIHLSLLHPSLHPSIPLSIPPSLFSIPLSIPPSLFSIPLYIPPPLFSIPLYIPPPLFSIPLSIPPPLFSIPLSIPPPLFSIPLSNPPPLFSIPLYILPPLFSIPLSIPSPLFSIPLSIHPPLFSIPLSNPPPLFSIPLYILPPLFSIPLSIPPPLFSIPLSNPPPLFSIPLSIPLSIPPSLFSIPLSTSLLHPSIPLSIPPSLSPSLHLSAPSLAPSLHLSSPSLSTSFHLSSPSLSTSLHLSSPSLSPILHLSSPSLSTSFHLSSPSLSPSLHLSSPSLSPILHLSSPSLSTSFHLSSPSHSPSLHLSSPSLSPSLHLSSPSLSPILHLSSPSLSPSLSPSLHLSSPSLSPPLFSIPPSLSPSLHLSCPSLSTSLYLSSLSLAPSLHLSSPSLSLSLHLSSPSLSTSLHLSSPSLSPILHLSSPSLSTSFHLSSPSLYPSFHLSSPSLSPILHLSSPSLSPSFHLSSPSHSPSLHLSSPSLSPSLHLSSPSLSPILHLSSPSLSTSFHLSSPSLSPSLHLSSPSLSPIPHLSSPSLSTSFHLSSPSLSPSLHVSSPSLSPSLHLSSPSLSPSLHLSSPSLFPSLPLSYPSLSSPSLSPSLHPSIPLSITPSLFSIPLAIPPSFFSIRLSIPPSLSPSLHLSSPSLSPSLHLSSPSIHLSSPPLFSIPPSLFSIPPSLFSIPPPLFSTPLSIPPPIFSIPLSILPPLFSIPLSIPPPLFSIPLSIPPPLFSIPSPLFSIPLSIPPSLFSIPLSIPPSLLSISLFSIPISIPPSLFSIPLSIRLSIPPSLFSIPLAIPPPFFSIPLSIRLSIPLSIPLLIPPPLFSIPPPHFSILSPSLHLSSPSLSPSLHVSTPSLSPSLHLSSPSLSPSLHLSSPSLHLALLHPSFHPSISLIHLSLLHPSLHPSIHPSISLLHPSRHPSIFLLHPSLHPSIPLSTSLLHPSLHPSISLLHHSLHLSSPSLHPSLHPSISLLHPSTYLSSPSLSPSLHFSSPPLFSIPLSIPPSLFSIPPPLFSIPLSIPPPLFSIPLSIPPSIFSIPPPLFSIPLSIPLSIPPSLFSTSLLHPSLHPSTSLLHPSLHPSISLLHLSSPSLHLSSPSLSPSLHLSSPSLHLSSPSLFSIPPPLFSIPLSISLLHPSLHPSTSLLHPSPHPSISLLHPSRHPSIFLLHPSLHPSIPLSTSLLHPSLHPSISLLHHSLHLSSPSLSPSLHLSSPSLHLPLFSIPPLFFSTSLLHPSLHPSISLLHPSTSLLHPSLHPSTSLLHPSLHPSIYLLHPSTSLLHPSLHPSLHPSISLLHLSSPSLSPSLHLSSPSLSPSLHLSSPSLFSIPPSLFSIPLSITPSLFSIPPSLFSIPLLHPSTSVFHPSLHLSSPSLSPSLHLSSPSLSPSIHLSSPSLSPSLHLSSPSLSPSLFSIPPSLFSIPLSISFLHPSLHPSISLLHPSTSLLHPSLHPSLHPSLHPSISLLHLSSPSLSPSLHLSSPSLSPSFHLSSPSLHLSSPSLSPSLHLSSPSLRLSSPSLFSIPPPLFSIPLSISLLHPSLHPSTSLLHPSPHPSISLLHPSLHPSTSLLHPSLHLSSPSLHLSSPSLSPSLFSIPLSIPPPLFSIPLSIPPSLFSIPLSIPPPLFSIPPSLFSIHLSSPPLFSIPLPDIDECSAPDPEDGSGPLCSQLCHNTLGSYMCSCRHGYELRPDQHTCVLSCGRGIFDEPGGTLSSPGYPDPSPHGLACQYVISVEPGFIVNLNFTDSFHIEHIGTQNGPSCLYHWLQVSIPDKEPQKLCGVKSPGLMATNSYTVQLDYHTDWAGLSQGWSLHYTTQRVQCASPSSITNGRVTPNFPQYYYRDYIQVSCDPGYKLMMDGREIKSYASMCQKNGQWHLSLPECHIIDCGEPEALLNGGVRFISGSQNQHLSVIQYHCNEPFYSLLGGATVSYTCAADRTWRDNLDTPVIPSCIPVCGQPTVSFSGFQRIMGGDKAPDKTIPWQVMLSVDGGRAGAMVIGDRWIMTTAHNLVHQGKLVLKEKLLVFVGDNDAEKLAKLTPLGVASLHPHPEYKNPDKASYNHDIALIKLQQPLTFHAAIMPLCLPPENAAYKSGQIGMVSGFGIKEDDIIANDLRYILLPVVDGDACQDSVNKAKAAMPTETIPVLTDNMFCAGVPEGGKDSCMGDAGGAYVLRDGSTKRFWAAGIVSWGVGCGQTGRYGVYTRVAKYISWINKTMEDNK from the exons atgctctaccaactgagccacacgggatccctctttccacccctccatctctcttatccatctctctcttctccatccctctctccatccctccatctctcttctccatccctctctccatccctccatctctcttctccatccctccatctctctcttctccatccctctttctatccctccatctctcttatccatctctctcttctccatccctctctccatccctccatccctctctccatccctccatctctcttctccatccctctctccatccctccatctctcttctccatccctctctacatccctccacctctcttctccatccctctctacatccctccacctctcttctccatccctctctccatccctccacctctcttctccatccctctctccatccctccacctctcttctccatccctctctccaatcctccacctctcttctccatccctctctacatccttccacctctcttctccatcccactctccatcccttcacctctcttctccatccctctctccatccatccacctctcttctccatccctctctccaatcctccacctctcttctccatccctctctacatccttccacctctcttctccatccctctctccatccctccacctctcttctccatccctctctccaatcctccacctctcttctccatccctctctccatccctctctccatccctccatctctcttctccatccctctctccacctctcttctccatccctccatccctctctccatccctccatccctctctccatccctccatctctctgctccatccctcgctccatccctccatctctcttctccatccctctctacatccttccacctctcttctccatcgctctctacatccctccacctctcttctccatccctctctccaatcctccacctctcttctccatccctctctacatccttccacctctcttctccatccctctctccatccctccacctctcttctccatccctctctccaatcctccacctctcttctccatccctctctacatccttccacctctcttctccatcccactctccatcccttcacctctcttctccatccctctctccatccctccacctctcttctccatccctctctccaatcctccacctctcttctccatccctctctccatccctctctccatccctccatctctcttctccatccctctctccacctctcttctccatccctccatcactctctccatccctccacctctcttgtccatccctctctacatccctctacctctcttctctatccctcgctccttccctccacctctcttctccatccctctccctatccctccacctctcttctccatccctctctacatccctccacctctcttctccatccctctctccaatcctccacctctcttctccatccctctctacatccttccacctctcttctccatccctctatccatccttccacctctcttctccatccctctctccaatcctccacctctcttctccatccctctctccatccttccacctctcttctccatcccactctccatcccttcacctctcttctccatccctctctccatccctccacctctcttctccatccctctctccaatcctccacctctcttctccatccctctctacatccttccacctctcttcgccatccctctctccatccctccacctctcttctccatccctctctccaatcccccacctctcttctccatccctctctacatccttccacctctcttctccatccctctctccatccctccatgtctcttctccatccctctctccatccctccacctctcttctccatccctctctccatccctccatctctcttctccgtccctctttccatccctccctctctcttatccatctctctcttctccatccctctctccatccctccatccctccatccctctttccatcactccatctctcttctccatccctctcgccatccctccatctttcttctccatccgtctctccatccctccatccctctctccatccctccatctctcttctccatccctctctccatccctccatctctcttctccatccatccacctctcttctccacctctcttctccatccctccatctctcttctccatccctccatctctcttctccatccctccacctctcttctccacccctctctccatccctccacctattttctccatccctctctccatccttccacctctcttctccatccctctctccatccctccacctctcttctccatccctctctccatccctccacctctcttctccatcccttcaccgctcttctccatccctctctccatccctccatctctcttctccatccctctttccatccctccatctctcttatccatctctctcttctccatccctatctccatccctccatctctcttctccatccctctctccatccgtctctccatccctccatctcttttctcGATCCCTCTCGCCATTCCTCCACctttcttctccatccctctctccatccgtctctccatccctctctccatccctctcctcatccctccacctctcttctccatccctccacctcacttctccatcctctctccatccctccatctctcttctccatccctctctccatccctccatgtctctactccatccctctctccatccctccacctctcttctccatccctctctccatccctccatctctcttctccatccctccatctcgctcttctccatccctctttccatccctccatctctcttatccatctctctcttctccatccctctctccatccctccatccatccctccatctctcttctccatccctctcgccatccctccatctttcttctccatccgtctctccatccctccatccctctctccacctctcttctccatccctctctccatccctccatctctcttctccatcactctctccacctctcttctccatccctccatccctctctccatccctccatctctcttctccatccctccacctacctctcttctccatccctctctccatccctccacttttcttctccacctctcttctccatccctctctccatccctccatctctcttctccatccctccacctctcttctccatccctctctccatccctccacctctcttctccatccctctctccatccctccatctatcttctccatccctccacctctcttctccatccctctctccatccctctctccatccctccatctctcttctccacctctcttctccatccctctctccatccctccacctctcttctccatccctctctccatccctccatctctcttctccatctctcttctccatccctccatctctcttctccatccctctctccatcactccatctctcttctccatccctccatctctcttctccatccctcttctccatccctccacctctgttttccatccctctctccatctctcttctccatccctctctccatccctccacctctcttctccatccctctccccatccatccatctctcttctccatccctctcgccatccctccatctttcttctccatccgtctctccatccctccatccctctctccacctctcttctccatccctctctccatccctccatctctcttctccatcactctctccacctctcttctccatccctctctccatccctccatctctcttctccatccctccacctacctctcttctccatccctccacttttcttctccacctctcttctccatccctctctccatccctccatctctcttctccatccctccacctctcttctccatccctctctccatccctccacctctcttctccatccctctctccatccctccatctatcttctccatccctccacctctcttctccatccctctctccatccctctctccatccctccatctctcttctccacctctcttctccatccctctctccatccctccacctctcttctccatccctctctccatccctccatctctcttctccatctctcttctccatccctccatctctcttctccatccctctctccatcactccatctctcttctccatccctccatctctcttctccatccctcttctccatccctccacctctgttttccatccctctctccatctctcttctccatccctctctccatccctccacctctcttctccatccctctccccatccatccatctctcttctccatccctctctccatccctccacctctcttctccatccctctctccatctctcttctccatccctccatctctcttctccatccctctctccatctcttttctccatccctctctccatccctccatctctcttctccatccctccacctctcttctccatccctctctccatccctctctccatccctctctccatccctccatctctcttctccacctctcttctccatccctctctccatccctccacctctcttctccatccctctctccatccttccatctctcttctccatccctccatctctcttctccatccctctctccatcactccatctctcttctccatccctccgtctctcttctccatccctcttctccatccctccacctctgttttccatccctctctccatctctcttctccatccctctctccatccctccacctctcttctccatccctctccccatccatccatctctcttctccatccctctctccatccctccacctctcttctccatccctctctccatctctcttctccatccctccatctctcttctccatccctctctccatctcttttctccatccctctctccatccctccacctctcttctccatccctctctccatccctccatctcttttctccatccctctctccattcctccacctctcttctccatccctccatctctcttctccatccatctctcttctccacctctcttctccatccctctcccagaCATAGATGAGTGTTCAGCTCCAGACCCTGAGGATGGTTCTGGTCCACTCTGCTCCCAGCTCTGCCACAACACCCTGGGCTCCTACATGTGCTCCTGTCGCCATGGCTACGAGCTCCGCCCTGACCAGCACACCTGTGTCT tGTCCTGTGGTAGGGGTATATTTGATGAACCAGGGGGGACTCTGTCCAGCCCAGGGTACCCTGACCCATCACCCCACGGCCTGGCCTGTCAGTACGTCATCTCTGTGGAGCCTGGGTTCATCGTCAACCTCAACTTCACTGACAGCTTCCACATAGAGCACATAGGCACCCAGAATGGACCCAGCTGCCTCTACCACTGGTTACAG GTGTCCATCCCCGACAAGGAACCCCAGAAGCTGTGTGGAGTGAAGAGTCCTGGACTAATGGCCACTAACTCTTACACTGTCCAGCTAGACTACCACACTGACTGGGCTGGTCTGAGCCAGGGCTGGAGCCTGCACTACACTactcaga GGGTGCAGTGTGCTTCACCCAGTTCTATCACCAATGGAAGAGTCACCCCAAACTTTCCCCAGTACTATTACAGAGACTACATCCAAGTCAGCTGTGACCCTGGCTACAAACTAATGATG gatggCAGAGAGATCAAGAGCTATGCCTCCATGTGTCAAAAGAATGGACAGTGGCACCTTTCCCTCCCTGAGTGCCACA TAATTGACTGTGGGGAACCTGAAGCATTGTTAAATGGAGGGGTAAGGTTCATATCTGGCTCTCAGAACCAGCACCTCTCTGTCATTCAGTACCACTGCAATGAACCTTTCTACTCACTCCTTGGAGGAGCAACTG TGAGCTACACTTGTGCAGCAGATAGAACATGGAGAGACAACCTTGACACCCCTGTCATTCCCTCATGTATCCCAG TCTGTGGTCAGCCCACAGTGTCCTTCTCAGGCTTTCAGAGGATCATGGGGGGAGACAAAGCCCCAGACAAAACCATCCCCTGGCAGGTGATGCTCAGTGTGGACGGAGGCAGAGCAGGGGCCATGGTGATCGGGGACCGCTGGATCATGACTACAGCTCATAACCTTGTGCATCAGGGCAAACTTGTGCTAAAGGAGAAACTTCTG GTTTTTGTGGGAGACAATGATGCAGAAAAACTAGCAAAGCTCACTCCTCTTGGTGTcgcctctctccacccccaccctGAATACAAAAACCCAGACAAAGCAAGCTACAATCATGACATCGCCCTGATAAAACTCCAACAACCACTCACATTCCACGCTGCCATCATGCCATTGTGTCTGCCACCAGAGAACGCTGCATACAAAAGTGGCCAGATTGG TATGGTGTCAGGCTTTGGCATCAAAGAAGATGATATCATTGCCAACGATCTCAGGTACATACTTCTACCAGTAGTGGATGGGGATGCGTGCCAAGACTCTGTCAACAAAGCAAAAGCAGCAATGCCAACAGAGACGATCCCTGTTCTGACAGACAACATGTTCTGTGCCGGAGTACCTGAGGGGGGCAAGGACTCCTGTATGGGGGATGCTGGAGGGGCGTACGTCTTGAGGGATGGTAGTACTAAACGGTTTTGGGCTGCAGGTATTGTCAGTTGGGGTGTGGGTTGTGGGCAGACTGGTAGATATGGAGTGTACACCCGTGTGGCTAAATACATTAGCTGGATTAACAAAACCATGGAGGACAATAAGTAA